The following coding sequences lie in one Parachlamydia acanthamoebae genomic window:
- a CDS encoding helix-turn-helix domain-containing protein yields the protein MGLNISHPQIGVDPYFLAKDALKKDRVILDDEKENTTSSLRNFTFSDFNTPHQKRQLADRQFRVERSIFILEQHIEKKVMSIFFQAIVCFLTKNVFREGHTIHQGYTAKSLHGVKFQAAHSATLPCLFAKQGDTEIVYLYRSGYYDESNATLDVIKAINDADRSIEEKTKDSLLRQKAIALLNLTSVGKITPEEVVTHFVNHLIEEIDKALTREIQSAKGEIDVAKRERILEIIDVLHFYRKKAASLIPFVNQPENIDLWLNLNMKDPLFEEASQMIVQIKDNHAVDRNQTALLIKKKIEEIPVIIRHERHKSYNESRIPNHFYDLYYNAVLNRFTGKDLIVVEEATGIKQSELNDKVTHFKRIAVTQSILTENLKKIDGLIQTVFPLIYRLQGRELLENQRIELSSQKMACLRPAIYKLRYKIIRIDQEVQSVIKVVLENTFNSIKKNLKLNNLKSFFYYMIFEQLNNSMRTFFCKLLNISSFQTNRKVRELKVNQRAHSSLEGIASAINQLSNQIHQAAINPTSKYEDLQKKISAQLPSRKSYKILFLKRLFEQAQSQIDKNLIAKLSGNTEDQINSQIDATIANKYKKTLSIDQKINRHHAKLIDDALNVAKREIVKLQKETEKFQGQLMMELRTSHGMTQKIFQSLYKKKNPGYPMSDGTLSNLENGIKTMSRETIRQVSEIFGVSEALFYPSHFAEV from the coding sequence ATGGGTCTGAATATTTCACATCCACAAATAGGTGTTGATCCTTATTTTTTAGCAAAAGATGCTTTAAAAAAAGATCGCGTTATTCTAGATGATGAGAAAGAAAATACCACTTCTTCTCTTAGAAATTTCACATTTTCAGATTTTAATACCCCTCATCAAAAAAGGCAGCTAGCCGATCGACAATTTCGGGTAGAAAGATCGATCTTCATCTTGGAACAACATATTGAAAAAAAAGTCATGAGTATTTTTTTTCAGGCGATTGTTTGTTTTTTAACAAAAAATGTTTTTCGTGAAGGCCATACGATCCATCAAGGATATACTGCGAAATCCTTGCATGGAGTCAAATTTCAAGCTGCTCACTCAGCTACTCTTCCTTGTCTATTTGCAAAGCAAGGAGACACCGAAATCGTTTATCTTTACCGTTCTGGATATTATGACGAAAGTAATGCAACTTTAGATGTTATTAAAGCAATCAACGACGCAGATCGATCTATTGAGGAAAAAACAAAGGATAGTTTGCTAAGACAAAAGGCAATTGCTTTGTTGAATTTGACTTCTGTAGGGAAAATTACCCCTGAAGAAGTTGTAACGCATTTTGTCAATCATTTGATTGAAGAAATAGACAAAGCCCTAACTCGTGAAATTCAATCAGCTAAAGGAGAAATTGATGTTGCAAAACGAGAAAGAATACTCGAAATTATAGATGTTTTGCATTTTTACCGAAAGAAAGCTGCCTCTTTAATTCCTTTTGTCAATCAGCCTGAAAATATCGATCTTTGGTTAAATTTGAATATGAAGGATCCTTTATTTGAAGAAGCTTCGCAAATGATTGTTCAAATAAAGGACAATCATGCGGTAGATAGAAATCAAACCGCTCTGCTCATTAAAAAAAAGATTGAGGAAATTCCTGTCATTATTCGTCATGAGCGCCATAAAAGTTACAATGAATCTCGCATCCCAAACCATTTTTATGATTTATATTACAATGCTGTTTTAAATCGTTTTACAGGGAAAGATTTAATTGTTGTAGAGGAAGCAACTGGCATAAAACAAAGCGAATTGAATGATAAAGTTACGCACTTCAAGCGAATAGCAGTGACTCAATCCATTCTAACTGAAAATCTCAAAAAAATTGATGGTCTCATTCAAACTGTTTTTCCACTTATTTATCGCTTACAAGGGCGAGAGCTTCTTGAAAATCAAAGGATTGAGCTTTCTAGCCAAAAAATGGCCTGCTTAAGGCCTGCAATTTATAAGCTCCGCTATAAAATCATTCGAATAGATCAAGAAGTTCAAAGTGTGATTAAGGTTGTGCTAGAAAACACCTTTAATAGCATTAAAAAAAATTTAAAATTAAACAATCTTAAATCTTTCTTCTACTATATGATTTTTGAGCAACTCAATAATTCAATGCGCACTTTTTTTTGCAAGTTATTAAATATTTCAAGTTTCCAAACAAACCGTAAAGTTCGTGAATTGAAAGTGAATCAAAGGGCCCACAGTTCATTGGAAGGCATAGCCAGCGCTATAAATCAACTTTCAAATCAGATACATCAAGCCGCAATTAATCCTACAAGCAAGTATGAGGATCTCCAAAAAAAAATTAGCGCTCAGTTACCTTCTAGGAAGAGCTATAAGATACTCTTTTTAAAGCGTTTATTTGAACAAGCTCAATCGCAAATTGATAAAAATTTGATAGCCAAATTAAGTGGAAATACAGAAGATCAAATTAATAGCCAAATCGATGCGACAATTGCGAATAAATATAAAAAAACGCTTTCCATAGATCAGAAAATTAACCGCCATCATGCAAAACTAATAGATGATGCGTTAAATGTAGCTAAAAGAGAAATTGTCAAACTTCAGAAAGAAACAGAAAAATTTCAAGGCCAACTCATGATGGAGCTTCGGACATCACATGGGATGACACAAAAAATTTTTCAGTCTCTTTATAAGAAAAAAAATCCTGGCTATCCGATGAGTGATGGAACTTTAAGTAATCTCGAAAACGGGATAAAAACTATGAGTCGTGAAACTATTCGACAAGTTTCAGAGATTTTCGGGGTGAGTGAAGCTCTTTTTTATCCTTCACATTTTGCTGAAGTTTAA